The following are encoded in a window of Cervus canadensis isolate Bull #8, Minnesota chromosome 11, ASM1932006v1, whole genome shotgun sequence genomic DNA:
- the LOC122450069 gene encoding basic salivary proline-rich protein 2-like produces MAVELVIVSTRVQSANYTAYKPSTGRPRARSSQTVRSADAVSPSRRAGGIGPAATPHFPGGDTRHCRGARPRTRVPRSRLRAAPQRLSLGPWGCAGPPPDVRRTLGEAGGQRSSGNLPPAGSAPTPGPGDSRGPPAGWPHLGHRAPDPASPARDLPSSRGSASQVPFLPFPFPSALLGPAPTSLSRARPAPGNFSSVLGPNPSSRLFRPRAPRRSEWPSDRGRGRPTALGTPRVEGAGRARGGRVGEGRVGAGRTPPARARGGRRSGRGPGPGGADLGKLFFLIYREGRGAPSLRPPLPPLQETPGPPPSFQNPSPSWKTACWSISWLAPGF; encoded by the coding sequence ATGGCAGTGGAACTAGTGATTGTAAGCACGAGAGTACAATCAGCTAATTACACTGCCTACAAACCGAGCACCGGGCGCCCGCGGGCTCGAAGCTCTCAGACGGTTCGCAGCGCCGACGCGGTGTCCCCGAGCAGGCGGGCGGGAGGGATCGGGCCCGCCGCGACCCCACATTTCCCCGGGGGCGACACCCGACACTGCCGGGGCGCGAGGCCCAGGACGCGGGTCCCCAGAAGTCGCCTCCGAGCCGCCCCCCAGCGACTCTCGCTCGGCCCGTGGGGCTGCGCGGGACCCCCGCCGGACGTGCGGCGCACGCTTGGCGAGGCCGGCGGGCAGCGCTCCAGCGGGAACCTGCCGCCCGCGGGTtcggcccccaccccaggcccaggtGACTCCCGGGGGCCCCCGGCCGGCTGGCCCCACCTGGGCCACCGAGCCCCCGACCCCGCGTCCCCGGCCCGCGATCTCCCCTCCTCCCGGGGCTCTGCCTCTCAggttcccttccttcccttccctttcccctccgCTCTCCTTGGGccggctcccacctccctcagccGGGCCCGGCCAGCCCCAGGAAACTTCTCTTCAGTTCTGGGCCCCAACCCTTCGAGCCGGCTCTTTCGACCCCGTGCGCCCCGCCGCTCCGAGTGGCCAAGTGACCGTGGCCGTGGCCGACCAACCGCCCTCGGAACCCCGcgggtggagggggcggggcgggcgcgaGGGGgccgggtgggggaggggcgggtgggggcggggaggacgCCGCCTGCCCGGGCGCGGGGCGGGCGCCGGTCGGGACGAGGCCCCGGACCGGGAGGCGCTGATCTTGGGAAGCTGTTTTTCCTCATCTATCGGGAGGGACGAGGAGCTCCGTCTCtccgaccccccctcccacccctccaagaAACCCCAGGCCCTCCTCCCAGTTTTCAAAACCCATCCCCGTCATGGAAAACGGCTTGCTGGAGTATCAGCTGGTTGGCTCCAGGTTTCTGA